In one Drosophila pseudoobscura strain MV-25-SWS-2005 chromosome X, UCI_Dpse_MV25, whole genome shotgun sequence genomic region, the following are encoded:
- the LOC4814438 gene encoding nucleolar complex protein 4 homolog B produces the protein MKRRASFEGSSLTEQNTRRMRLQANAMLNASTFDPTPLAKFILNLRQKPANIDQNDLMAVLEVIFTNLLKRESLDTQALQWDSLYTETWVLLLDRIGSTSQVETLMALKVCMSLIKSEAESPFVEGDWPIGKLKSILEILINGPERTIVLKEFGKYTKYLDVLNLSIKFALELAPTGDYQHDTIKALNYLSLVNQLDLGKAVLSAQKYHVDTNKSHRSFTYEKARKKLNKIWRGIIASSNGIDEDLHRMVLVVLLERILPHMEDPIGVTDFLMNSLHEYDGPIALLALQGIFVLMQKQNITYPDVYEKLYQMFHARVFSNKYKSRLFYLADIFLTSTHLPENLVAAFVKRFARLALKSPPKDAVIMIRFICNLLLRHTGLQKLIRGDPLAEQVSDPYNEKEKDPVKTEALNSSLWELHFLQKNAIPEVANAATFINNPLPIMEFDLGPLLDVEDSRIFDDLLKSKAKQYMLSYENTKTLALAKHDTVTKHFDLV, from the exons aTGAAACGCCGCGCCTCATTTGAAGGCTCCAGCTTAACAGAGCAGAACACGCGAAGGATGCGCCTTCAGGCCAATGCCATGCTGAACGCCAGCACTTTCGATCCGACGCCTCTCGCTAAATTCATCCTGAATTTG AGGCAGAAACCCGCCAATATCGATCAGAACGATCTAATGGCCGTCCTGGAAGTGATCTTCACCAATTTGCTCAAGCGCGAGTCACTGGATACGCAGGCGTTACAATGGGATTCCCTATACACAGAGACGTGGGTTTTGCTGCTCGACCGCATTGGCTCTACGTCTCAGGTGGAGACCCTGATGGCGCTCAAGGTGTGCATGTCCCTGATTAAAAGTGAGGCCGAAAGCCCCTTCGTGGAGGGAGACTGGCCCATCGGCAAGCTGAAGAGTATTCTCGAAATTCTGATCAATGGCCCGGAGAGAACCATTGTGCTGAAGGAGTTCGGAAAGTACACCAAATACCTGGACGTACTCAATTTGTCAATCAAGTTCGCCCTCGAACTGGCACCCACCGGAGACTACCAGCATGACACCATCAAGGCGCTGAACTATCTGTCGCTGGTCAACCAATTGGATCTGGGCAAGGCGGTGCTCTCTGCGCAAAAGTACCATGTGGACACGAACAAGTCGCACCGGAGCTTCACCTACGAGAAGGCCCGCAAGAAACTGAACAAAATCTGGCGCGGCATAATCGCCTCAAGCAACGGCATAGATGAAGATCTACATCGCATGGTGCTCGTGGTGTTGCTGGAGCGCATTTTGCCCCACATGGAGGACCCCATCGGAGTCACTGACTTCCTGATGAACTCACTGCATGAATATG ATGGACCCATCGCCCTGCTGGCGCTACAGGGCATCTTCGTCCTGATGCAGAAGCAGAACATCACCTATCCCGATGTGTACGAGAAGCTGTACCAAATGTTCCATGCTCGCGTTTTCAGCAACAAATACAAGTCTCGCCTGTTTTACTTGGCCGACATTTTCCTCACCTCGACACATTTGCCGGAAAATCTGGTGGCGGCCTTTGTCAAACGCTTTGCTCGTCTTGCCCTGAAAAGTCCACCCAAGGATGCCGTGATCATGATTCGCTTCATCTGCAACCTTTTGCTGCGCCACACTGGCCTACAGAAGCTCATACGCGGCGATCCGCTGGCCGAACAGGTCAGCGACCCATAtaatgaaaaggaaaaggatcCGGTCAAAACGGAGGCCCTCAATAGCTCGCTCTGGGAGTTGCATTTCCTTCAAAAGAACGCCATACCCGAGGTGGCCAATGCGGCCACGTTTATCAACAATCCCCTGCCCATCATGGAGTTCGATCTGGGGCCCCTGCTCGATGTGGAGGACAGTAGG ATATTCGA